From Corynebacterium frankenforstense DSM 45800, the proteins below share one genomic window:
- a CDS encoding peptidyl-tRNA hydrolase — protein sequence MTPPLDDVASVRVAHQFLRASVSADPADRDEDPSRPETVQAMQIALEIPKQDPPARTDLLEAAARAVVAVCLDPRAGQDGPWREGLAAWYGHRIRKVARRARNKAWRDVQALPGVTVTQNGTSARAFVPSAVSEVPHAVSKLQIRGTDLEADEPGEVPEGAALILVDEALAMSTGKDAAQVGHASMLLAAAMDTDSAVAWAAAGFPLAVREVPAAEFTRAAERADAVVVRDAGFTEVAPGSATAVALPPRR from the coding sequence TTGACACCCCCGCTTGACGACGTCGCGTCGGTGCGCGTCGCGCACCAGTTCCTGCGGGCGTCGGTCAGTGCCGACCCCGCCGACCGGGACGAGGACCCGTCGCGCCCGGAGACGGTCCAGGCGATGCAGATCGCCCTGGAGATCCCGAAGCAGGACCCGCCGGCGCGCACGGACCTGCTGGAGGCGGCCGCGCGTGCGGTGGTGGCGGTCTGCCTGGACCCGCGTGCGGGGCAGGACGGGCCGTGGCGCGAGGGGCTGGCGGCCTGGTACGGCCACCGCATCCGCAAGGTGGCCCGCCGGGCGCGCAACAAGGCGTGGCGTGACGTGCAGGCGCTGCCCGGCGTGACGGTGACGCAGAACGGCACCTCGGCGCGCGCGTTCGTGCCCTCGGCCGTCTCCGAGGTGCCGCACGCCGTGTCGAAGCTGCAGATCCGCGGCACGGACCTCGAGGCCGACGAGCCGGGCGAGGTCCCGGAGGGCGCCGCGCTGATCCTCGTCGACGAGGCGCTGGCGATGAGCACGGGCAAGGACGCCGCCCAGGTCGGTCACGCCTCGATGCTGCTGGCCGCGGCGATGGACACCGATTCGGCGGTCGCGTGGGCGGCGGCGGGATTCCCGCTGGCGGTGCGCGAGGTGCCGGCCGCCGAGTTCACCCGGGCGGCGGAGCGTGCCGACGCCGTCGTCGTCCGCGACGCCGGCTTCACCGAGGTCGCCCCGGGTTCCGCCACCGCGGTGGCCCTCCCACCGCGCCGCTGA
- the ctaD gene encoding cytochrome c oxidase subunit I codes for MTAVAPRRETHVAPARPEPTGNARKGSKFWMLLTTTDHKQLGIMYIIMSMIWFFVGGLMALIIRAELFSPGLQFLSNEQFNQLFTMHGTVMLLAFGTPIVWGFANYVLPLQIGAPDVAFPRLNSFGFWITQLGVVAMLLGFITPGGAADFGWTMYSPLSDSIHTPGVGADFWIIGVGATGIGTVASAINMLTTILCLRAPGMTMFRMPVFTWNILVASVIALLIFPLLLAAALGILYDRKLGGHIYDPGNGGSILWQHLFWFFGHPEVYVLALPFFGIISEVIPVFSRKPMFGYVGLVFATLSIGALSMAVWAHHMFVTGAILLPFFSFMTFLISVPTGVKFFNWTGTMWKGHITWETPMIFAVGFMATFLFGGLTGIMLASPPLDFHLADSYFLIAHFHYTLFGTLVFASFSGIYFWFPKMTGRMLDERLGKIHFWLTFIGFQGTFLVQHWLGNMGMPRRYADYLDSDGFTTLNQVSTIFSFLLGLSVLPFIWNVFKSWRYGEVVTVDDPWGYGNSLEWATSCPPPRHNFTSMPRIRSERPAFELHYPHMVERMRREAHTGSH; via the coding sequence ATGACTGCTGTGGCACCACGGCGCGAAACCCATGTCGCGCCGGCGCGCCCGGAGCCCACGGGCAACGCCCGCAAGGGCTCCAAGTTCTGGATGCTGCTGACGACCACCGACCACAAGCAGCTCGGCATCATGTACATCATCATGTCGATGATCTGGTTCTTCGTCGGTGGCCTGATGGCGCTGATCATCCGTGCGGAGCTCTTCAGCCCCGGCCTGCAGTTCCTGTCCAACGAGCAGTTCAACCAGCTGTTCACCATGCACGGCACGGTGATGCTGCTGGCGTTCGGTACCCCGATCGTCTGGGGCTTCGCCAACTACGTGCTGCCGCTGCAGATCGGCGCGCCGGACGTGGCCTTCCCGCGTCTGAACTCGTTCGGCTTCTGGATCACCCAGCTCGGCGTCGTCGCCATGCTGCTCGGCTTCATCACCCCCGGTGGTGCCGCCGACTTCGGCTGGACGATGTACTCGCCGCTGTCCGACTCAATCCACACCCCGGGTGTGGGCGCTGACTTCTGGATCATCGGCGTCGGCGCCACCGGTATCGGCACCGTCGCCTCCGCGATCAACATGCTGACCACCATCCTGTGCCTGCGAGCCCCCGGCATGACCATGTTCCGCATGCCGGTCTTCACCTGGAACATCCTGGTGGCCTCCGTCATCGCGCTGCTGATCTTCCCGCTGCTGCTGGCCGCGGCCCTCGGCATCCTCTACGACCGCAAGCTGGGCGGCCACATCTACGACCCGGGCAACGGCGGCTCCATCCTGTGGCAGCACCTGTTCTGGTTCTTCGGCCACCCCGAGGTCTACGTCCTGGCACTGCCGTTCTTCGGCATCATCTCCGAGGTCATCCCGGTCTTCAGCCGTAAGCCGATGTTCGGCTACGTCGGCCTGGTCTTCGCCACCCTGTCCATCGGTGCCCTGTCGATGGCCGTGTGGGCGCACCACATGTTCGTCACCGGCGCGATCCTGCTGCCGTTCTTCTCGTTCATGACCTTCCTGATCTCCGTGCCGACCGGCGTGAAGTTCTTCAACTGGACCGGCACCATGTGGAAGGGGCACATCACCTGGGAGACCCCGATGATCTTCGCCGTGGGCTTCATGGCGACCTTCCTCTTCGGTGGTCTGACCGGCATCATGCTGGCCTCCCCGCCGCTGGACTTCCACCTGGCGGACTCCTACTTCCTGATCGCGCACTTCCACTACACCCTGTTCGGCACGCTGGTGTTCGCCTCCTTCTCGGGCATCTACTTCTGGTTCCCGAAGATGACGGGCCGCATGCTGGACGAGCGTCTGGGCAAGATCCACTTCTGGCTGACCTTCATCGGCTTCCAGGGCACCTTCCTGGTCCAGCATTGGCTGGGCAACATGGGCATGCCGCGTCGTTACGCGGACTACCTGGACTCCGACGGCTTCACCACCCTGAACCAGGTCTCCACGATCTTCTCCTTCCTGCTGGGTCTGTCGGTCCTGCCGTTCATCTGGAACGTCTTCAAGTCCTGGCGCTACGGCGAGGTCGTCACCGTCGACGACCCGTGGGGCTACGGCAACTCCCTCGAGTGGGCCACCTCCTGCCCGCCGCCGCGCCACAACTTCACCTCGATGCCGCGCATCCGCTCCGAGCGCCCGGCCTTCGAGCTGCACTACCCGCACATGGTCGAGCGCATGCGCCGCGAGGCCCACACCGGGAGCCACTGA
- the nrdF gene encoding class 1b ribonucleoside-diphosphate reductase subunit beta gives MAETPEHVEPREDYDDYIADHGDVVKAINWNEIPDEKDLEVWDRLTGNFWLPEKVPVSNDIKSWSTLNELEQQTTMRVFTGLTLLDTIQGTVGAVSLLPDATTLHEEAVYTNIAFMESVHAKSYSNIFMTLANTPMINDAFRWSEENENLQRKAKIVLSYYEGEDPLRKKVASTLLESFLFYSGFYLPMYWSSHAKLTNTADIIRLIIRDEAVHGYYIGYKFQRGQEKITQAERDDLKEYTFDLLYDLYDNELQYTEDLYDELGWTEDVKRFLRYNANKALMNLGYEGLFPADETRVSPAILSALSPNADENHDFFSGSGSSYVIGKAEETTDDDWDF, from the coding sequence ATGGCTGAGACCCCGGAACACGTTGAACCGCGCGAGGACTACGACGACTACATCGCCGACCACGGCGACGTGGTCAAGGCGATCAACTGGAACGAGATCCCCGACGAGAAGGACCTCGAGGTCTGGGACCGCCTGACCGGCAACTTCTGGCTGCCGGAGAAGGTCCCGGTCTCCAACGACATCAAGTCCTGGTCCACGCTCAACGAGCTGGAGCAGCAGACGACCATGCGTGTCTTCACCGGCCTGACGCTGCTGGACACGATCCAGGGCACCGTCGGCGCGGTCTCGCTGCTGCCGGACGCGACGACGCTGCACGAGGAGGCGGTGTACACCAACATCGCGTTCATGGAGAGCGTGCACGCCAAGAGCTACTCGAACATCTTCATGACCCTGGCGAACACGCCGATGATCAACGACGCCTTCCGCTGGTCCGAGGAGAACGAGAACCTCCAGCGCAAGGCCAAGATCGTGCTGTCCTACTACGAGGGCGAGGACCCGCTGCGCAAGAAGGTCGCCTCCACGCTGCTGGAGTCCTTCCTCTTCTACTCGGGCTTCTACCTGCCGATGTACTGGTCCAGCCACGCGAAGCTGACCAACACGGCGGACATCATCCGCCTGATCATCCGTGACGAGGCCGTGCACGGCTACTACATCGGCTACAAGTTCCAGCGTGGCCAGGAGAAGATCACGCAGGCCGAGCGGGACGACCTCAAGGAGTACACCTTCGACCTGCTCTACGACCTCTACGACAACGAGCTGCAGTACACCGAGGACCTCTACGACGAGCTCGGCTGGACCGAGGACGTCAAGCGCTTCCTGCGCTACAACGCCAACAAGGCGCTGATGAACCTCGGCTACGAGGGGCTCTTCCCGGCCGACGAGACCCGCGTCTCCCCGGCGATCCTCTCCGCGCTGTCGCCGAACGCCGACGAGAACCACGACTTCTTCTCCGGTTCCGGTTCCTCCTACGTCATCGGCAAGGCCGAGGAGACCACGGACGACGACTGGGACTTCTAG
- the nrdI gene encoding class Ib ribonucleoside-diphosphate reductase assembly flavoprotein NrdI, with the protein MLVVYFSSATENTRRFVDRLGLPAKRIPLHRTDPPLHVDEPYVLICPTYGGGASITGKNSRPVPKQVIRFLNDEHNRSYIRAVIASGNSNFGTDFGLAGDVISAKCKVPYVYRFELLGTAEDVDRVREGLTEYAGELGLEPAA; encoded by the coding sequence GTGCTGGTCGTCTACTTCTCCTCGGCCACCGAGAACACCCGCCGGTTCGTCGACCGCCTCGGGCTGCCGGCCAAGCGCATCCCACTGCACCGCACCGACCCGCCGCTGCACGTCGACGAGCCCTACGTCCTGATCTGCCCCACCTACGGCGGCGGCGCCTCCATCACCGGTAAGAACTCCCGGCCCGTGCCCAAGCAGGTCATCCGCTTCCTCAACGACGAGCACAACCGCTCGTACATCCGCGCCGTCATCGCCTCGGGCAACTCGAACTTCGGCACCGACTTCGGCCTGGCCGGTGACGTCATCTCCGCCAAGTGCAAGGTGCCCTACGTCTACCGCTTCGAGCTGCTCGGCACCGCCGAGGACGTCGACCGCGTCCGCGAGGGGCTGACCGAGTACGCCGGCGAGCTCGGCCTCGAACCCGCAGCCTGA
- the nrdE gene encoding class 1b ribonucleoside-diphosphate reductase subunit alpha: protein MSQDLGKTVAEPARREEQLDYHALNALLNLYDEDGRIQFEKDREAANQFFLQHVNQNTVFFHDLREKLDYLVDNKYYEPEVLAKYSFEFVKSLFQRAYAFKFRFQTFLGAYKYYTSYTLKTFDGRRYLERFEDRVSMVALALADGDEKLAEGLVDEIMSGRFQPATPTFLNEGKAQRGEPVSCFLLRIEDNMESIGRAINSALQLSKRGGGVALLLSNLREAGAPIKHIENQSSGVIPVMKLLEDSFSYANQLGARQGAGAVYLSAHHPDILKFLDTKRENADEKIRIKTLSLGVVIPDITFELAKRNEDMYLFSPYDVERIYGKPFGDISITEHYAEMVEDPRIRKTKINARHFFQTVAEIQFESGYPYIVFEDTVNAANPIEGRINMSNLCSEILQVNTPSEFNDDLTYSHIGQDISCNLGSLNIAKTMDSPDFAKTIETAVRGLTAVSEQTSIDSVPSIREGNKAAHAIGLGQMNLHGYLGREHIHYGSEEGLDFTNAYFAAVLFAALRASNKLAEERGETFENFENSDYADGSYFDRFDPAEFAPRTERVRELFAASSIHTPTAEDWAQLKADVMEHGLFNRNLQAIPPTGSISYINNSTSSIHPIASKIEIRKEGKIGRVYYPAPHMDNENLEYFRDAYEIGYEKIVDTYAEATKYVDQGLSLTLFFKDTVTTRDLNKAQIYAWRKGIKTLYYIRLRQMALAGTEVEGCVSCML from the coding sequence GTGAGCCAGGACCTGGGTAAGACCGTCGCCGAGCCCGCCCGCCGCGAGGAGCAGCTCGACTATCACGCCCTCAACGCACTGCTGAACCTCTACGACGAGGACGGGCGCATCCAGTTCGAGAAGGACCGCGAGGCGGCCAACCAGTTCTTCCTCCAGCACGTCAACCAGAACACCGTCTTCTTCCACGACCTGCGCGAGAAGCTCGACTACCTGGTGGACAACAAGTACTACGAGCCGGAGGTGCTGGCGAAGTACTCCTTCGAGTTCGTCAAGAGCCTCTTCCAGCGCGCCTACGCCTTCAAGTTCCGCTTCCAGACCTTCCTGGGCGCGTACAAGTACTACACCTCCTACACGCTGAAGACCTTCGACGGGCGCCGCTACCTCGAGCGCTTCGAGGACCGCGTCTCCATGGTCGCCCTGGCGCTGGCCGACGGCGACGAGAAGCTCGCCGAGGGGCTCGTCGACGAGATCATGTCCGGCCGCTTCCAGCCGGCCACCCCGACCTTCCTCAACGAGGGCAAGGCCCAGCGCGGCGAGCCCGTCAGCTGCTTCCTGCTGCGCATCGAGGACAACATGGAGTCCATCGGCCGCGCCATCAACTCCGCGCTGCAGCTGTCCAAGCGCGGCGGCGGCGTCGCGCTGCTGCTGAGCAACCTGCGCGAGGCCGGCGCCCCGATCAAGCACATCGAGAACCAGTCCTCCGGCGTCATCCCCGTGATGAAGCTGCTCGAGGACTCCTTCTCCTACGCCAACCAGCTCGGCGCGCGCCAGGGCGCCGGCGCGGTCTACCTGTCCGCGCACCACCCGGACATCCTGAAGTTCCTCGACACCAAGCGCGAGAACGCCGACGAGAAGATCCGCATCAAGACCCTCTCGCTCGGCGTGGTCATCCCGGACATCACCTTCGAGCTGGCCAAGCGCAACGAGGACATGTACCTGTTCAGCCCGTACGACGTCGAGCGCATCTACGGCAAGCCCTTCGGCGACATCTCCATCACCGAGCACTACGCCGAGATGGTCGAGGACCCGCGCATCCGCAAGACCAAGATCAACGCCCGCCACTTCTTCCAGACGGTCGCGGAGATCCAGTTCGAGTCCGGCTACCCCTACATCGTCTTCGAGGACACGGTCAACGCGGCCAACCCGATCGAGGGCCGGATCAACATGTCCAACCTGTGCTCCGAGATCCTCCAGGTCAACACGCCCAGCGAGTTCAACGACGACCTGACCTACTCGCACATCGGCCAGGACATCTCCTGCAACCTCGGCTCGCTGAACATCGCCAAGACGATGGACTCGCCCGACTTCGCCAAGACCATCGAGACCGCCGTGCGCGGCCTGACCGCCGTCTCCGAGCAGACCTCCATCGACTCGGTGCCCTCGATCCGCGAGGGCAACAAGGCGGCCCACGCCATCGGCCTGGGCCAGATGAACCTGCACGGCTACCTCGGCCGCGAGCACATCCACTACGGCTCGGAGGAGGGCCTGGACTTCACCAACGCCTACTTCGCCGCGGTGCTCTTCGCCGCGCTGCGCGCCTCCAACAAGCTTGCCGAGGAGCGGGGCGAGACCTTCGAGAACTTCGAGAACTCCGACTACGCCGACGGCTCCTACTTCGACCGCTTCGACCCGGCCGAGTTCGCGCCGCGCACCGAGCGCGTCCGCGAGCTCTTCGCCGCCTCCAGCATCCACACCCCGACCGCCGAGGACTGGGCGCAGCTGAAGGCCGACGTCATGGAGCACGGCCTGTTCAACCGCAACCTGCAGGCCATCCCGCCGACGGGCTCGATCTCCTACATCAACAACTCGACGTCCTCGATCCACCCGATCGCCTCCAAGATCGAGATCCGCAAGGAGGGCAAGATCGGCCGCGTCTACTACCCGGCGCCGCACATGGACAACGAGAACCTGGAGTACTTCCGGGACGCCTACGAGATCGGCTACGAGAAGATCGTCGACACCTACGCCGAGGCGACCAAGTACGTCGACCAGGGCCTGTCGCTGACGCTCTTCTTCAAGGACACGGTGACCACCCGTGACCTCAACAAGGCCCAGATCTACGCCTGGCGCAAGGGCATCAAGACCCTCTACTACATCCGCCTGCGCCAGATGGCGCTCGCCGGCACCGAGGTCGAGGGCTGCGTGAGCTGCATGCTCTAG
- a CDS encoding FadR/GntR family transcriptional regulator, with product MARTNPGTGPLLEYVLDVLGGEICSGEMPVGSVFTLGDLSERFGISRTVAREVMRALEQLGLVASSRRVGLTVQPMAQWSVLDQAVIRWRLNSRQTREDQLRSLALLRTAIEPVAAREAARHATEAQRAELLEMADRLGRIGAAGRANTDDFLEVDVAFHSLILEASANEMIVALTESVVSVMRGRTEFGLQPARLSDKSVHHHLDLARAIADGDAGHAAELSRALLVEVDAQAY from the coding sequence ATGGCGCGCACGAACCCGGGGACGGGGCCGCTGCTGGAGTACGTGCTCGACGTTCTCGGCGGCGAGATCTGCTCCGGGGAGATGCCCGTCGGCTCCGTGTTCACCCTCGGCGACCTCAGCGAGCGCTTCGGCATCTCGCGCACAGTCGCCCGCGAGGTGATGCGCGCCCTCGAGCAGCTGGGGCTGGTCGCGTCCTCCCGCCGGGTGGGGCTGACCGTGCAGCCGATGGCCCAGTGGTCCGTGCTCGACCAGGCGGTGATCCGCTGGCGGCTGAACTCCCGGCAGACCCGCGAGGACCAGCTGCGCTCCCTGGCGCTGCTGCGCACCGCGATCGAGCCGGTCGCCGCCCGCGAGGCCGCGCGCCACGCCACCGAGGCCCAGCGTGCCGAGCTGCTCGAAATGGCCGACCGCCTGGGCAGGATCGGTGCCGCCGGCCGCGCCAACACCGACGACTTCCTCGAGGTCGACGTCGCCTTCCACTCCCTGATTCTCGAGGCCTCCGCCAACGAGATGATCGTCGCCCTGACCGAGTCCGTCGTCTCCGTGATGCGCGGGCGCACCGAGTTCGGCCTGCAGCCGGCCCGCCTCTCCGACAAGTCGGTCCACCACCACCTCGACCTGGCCCGCGCCATCGCCGACGGCGACGCCGGCCACGCCGCGGAGCTCAGCCGCGCGCTGCTCGTCGAGGTCGACGCCCAGGCGTACTAG
- a CDS encoding ATP-dependent DNA helicase, which produces MSDDADVTELPSTASLLDAAVAALGGSRRAGQARMADAVTGAIDAERHLAVQAGTGTGKSLAYLVPAIRHAQATGTTVVVSTATIALQRQLVGRDLPRLADALEGMLPHRPTFAIQKGRGNYLCLNKIAAADAPEDEALLDEADVGWLGRQVKRVRDWAQETESGDRDDLEPGVPDKVWRTVSVSSRECLGRNRCPHGEDCFAELARARTADVDVVVTNHALLAIDALSDAAVLPEHDVVIVDEAHELDGRITSVATEQITGTALKQAATRAGKLKARGDTELVEAAEAWADYAVTLGDGRWTSVDDHTRTLLVGLRDAVWDLRGHVADAPQGEASDDPERHAERMNLSNHLLELHDALVRILTVFEVEDPTEQDDVVWLAVDERRGAALTVAPLSVAELLAGRLFAENTVVLTSATLALGGRFDAMAATWGLAKGAWDSLDVGTPFDPRSSAILYVAKSLPLPGRAGLDETVLDEIHDLVLAAGGRTLGLFSSKRAARQAADALRPRLPFDVLLQGDDATGALVDRFAADEHTCLFGTLTLWQGVDVPGPSCSQVIIDRIPFPRPDDPLLQARKEAADAAGRNGFMEVAATHAALLLAQGTGRLLRSVTDRGVVSVLDPRLVTKRYGSFLRASIPRYWETTDGQVARGALKRLVTGAKK; this is translated from the coding sequence ATGTCCGACGACGCTGACGTAACCGAGCTGCCCTCCACCGCCTCGCTTCTCGACGCCGCGGTGGCCGCCCTGGGCGGTTCCCGCCGCGCCGGCCAGGCGCGCATGGCGGACGCGGTCACCGGTGCGATCGACGCCGAGCGGCACCTCGCCGTGCAGGCGGGCACCGGCACCGGCAAGTCGCTGGCGTACCTGGTGCCCGCGATCCGGCACGCCCAGGCCACGGGCACCACCGTCGTCGTCTCCACGGCCACCATCGCGCTGCAGCGCCAGCTGGTGGGCCGGGACCTGCCGCGGCTGGCCGACGCGCTCGAGGGGATGCTGCCGCACCGGCCCACCTTCGCGATCCAGAAGGGCCGGGGCAACTACCTTTGCCTGAACAAGATCGCCGCCGCCGACGCCCCCGAGGACGAGGCCCTGCTGGACGAGGCGGACGTCGGGTGGCTGGGCCGGCAGGTCAAGCGGGTGCGCGACTGGGCGCAGGAGACCGAGTCCGGCGACCGTGACGACCTCGAGCCGGGCGTGCCGGACAAGGTGTGGCGCACCGTGTCGGTCAGTTCGCGGGAGTGCCTGGGGCGCAACCGCTGCCCGCACGGGGAGGACTGCTTCGCCGAGCTGGCCCGTGCCCGCACGGCCGACGTCGACGTGGTGGTGACCAACCACGCGCTGCTGGCCATCGACGCGCTCTCGGATGCGGCGGTGCTGCCCGAGCACGACGTGGTGATCGTCGACGAGGCCCACGAGCTCGACGGGCGCATCACGTCGGTGGCCACCGAGCAGATCACCGGCACCGCGCTCAAGCAGGCCGCCACGCGCGCCGGCAAGTTGAAGGCGCGCGGTGACACCGAGCTGGTCGAGGCGGCCGAGGCGTGGGCCGACTACGCCGTCACGCTCGGCGACGGGCGCTGGACCAGCGTCGACGACCACACCCGCACGCTGCTGGTGGGGCTGCGCGACGCCGTGTGGGACCTGCGCGGCCACGTCGCCGACGCGCCGCAGGGCGAGGCCAGCGACGACCCCGAGCGCCACGCCGAGCGGATGAACCTGTCGAACCACCTGCTCGAACTGCACGACGCGCTGGTGCGCATCCTGACCGTCTTCGAGGTCGAGGACCCCACCGAGCAGGACGACGTGGTGTGGCTGGCCGTCGACGAGCGGCGGGGCGCGGCGTTGACCGTGGCGCCGCTGTCCGTGGCCGAGCTGCTGGCCGGCCGCCTGTTCGCGGAGAACACCGTGGTGCTGACCTCGGCGACGCTGGCGCTGGGTGGGCGCTTCGACGCGATGGCCGCGACCTGGGGGCTGGCCAAGGGTGCCTGGGACAGCCTGGACGTGGGCACGCCGTTCGACCCGCGGAGCTCGGCGATCCTCTACGTGGCCAAGAGCCTGCCGCTGCCCGGGCGGGCCGGCCTGGACGAGACCGTGCTCGACGAGATCCACGACCTCGTCCTCGCCGCCGGGGGCCGCACGCTCGGGCTGTTCTCCTCGAAGCGGGCCGCCCGGCAGGCCGCCGATGCGCTGCGCCCGCGGCTGCCCTTCGACGTGCTGCTGCAGGGCGACGACGCCACCGGCGCGCTCGTCGACCGCTTCGCCGCCGACGAGCACACCTGCCTGTTCGGCACGCTGACGCTCTGGCAGGGCGTGGACGTGCCGGGGCCGTCGTGCTCGCAGGTCATCATCGACCGCATCCCGTTCCCCCGCCCCGACGACCCCCTGCTGCAGGCGCGCAAGGAGGCCGCCGACGCCGCCGGGCGCAACGGCTTCATGGAGGTCGCCGCCACCCACGCGGCGCTGCTGCTCGCGCAGGGCACGGGCCGGCTGCTGCGCTCGGTGACCGACCGCGGGGTGGTCTCGGTGCTCGACCCGCGCCTGGTGACCAAGCGCTACGGGTCCTTCCTGCGCGCCTCGATCCCCCGCTACTGGGAGACCACCGACGGGCAGGTCGCCCGCGGCGCCCTCAAACGCCTCGTCACCGGCGCCAAGAAGTAG
- the serB gene encoding phosphoserine phosphatase SerB, which translates to MTDTHDNPTEYRVELQDGLTPAVITVSGPDRPGVSAAFFRVLSAHEVQLLDVEQSEFRGRLQLAAFVGVTPERTDVLRDGLETTLRAHDQRVTVELPEQPAVGRPRSTHVVVILGNPVTARDVSAVGQTLADYGANIDRIRGVADYPVTGLELRITIADPEPGGGAALRKALAERTSELGVDIAIERAGLLRRSKRLICFDCDSTLITGEVIEMLAAHAGKEAEVAEVTARAMRGELDFEESLRERVATLKGLDVSVLDETAAAIELTPGARTTIRTLKKMGYSVAVVSGGFTRVLEGLAEELELDYVRANTLEIEDGKLTGRVLGDVVDRAAKANFLRSFAEAEGLQMHQTVAVGDGANDIDMLSAAGLGIAFNAKPALREVADTSVNHPFLDEVLYILGVPREEVDSSDLEEGTFRKVALER; encoded by the coding sequence GTGACCGACACCCACGACAACCCCACCGAGTACCGCGTCGAGCTCCAGGACGGGCTGACCCCCGCGGTGATCACGGTCTCCGGCCCCGACCGCCCGGGCGTCTCCGCCGCGTTCTTCCGCGTGCTCTCCGCCCACGAGGTCCAGCTGCTCGACGTCGAGCAGTCCGAGTTCCGTGGCCGCCTCCAGCTCGCCGCCTTCGTCGGCGTCACCCCCGAGCGCACCGACGTGCTGCGCGACGGCCTGGAGACCACGCTGCGCGCCCACGATCAGCGCGTGACGGTCGAGCTGCCGGAGCAGCCGGCGGTGGGGCGCCCGCGCTCCACCCACGTCGTCGTGATCCTGGGCAACCCGGTCACGGCCCGCGACGTCTCGGCCGTCGGCCAGACGCTGGCGGACTACGGCGCGAACATCGACCGCATCCGCGGCGTGGCCGACTACCCGGTCACGGGCCTCGAGCTGCGCATCACGATCGCCGACCCGGAGCCGGGCGGCGGCGCGGCGCTGCGCAAGGCGCTGGCCGAGCGCACCTCCGAGCTGGGTGTGGACATCGCCATCGAGCGCGCGGGTCTGCTGCGCCGCTCCAAGCGCCTGATCTGCTTCGACTGCGACTCCACCCTGATCACGGGCGAGGTCATCGAGATGCTGGCCGCCCACGCGGGCAAGGAGGCCGAGGTCGCCGAGGTCACCGCCCGCGCCATGCGCGGCGAGCTGGACTTCGAGGAGTCCCTGCGCGAGCGCGTCGCCACGCTCAAGGGCCTGGACGTCTCCGTGCTCGACGAGACGGCCGCCGCCATCGAGCTGACGCCGGGCGCGCGCACGACGATCCGCACCCTGAAGAAGATGGGCTACTCCGTGGCCGTCGTCTCGGGCGGCTTCACCCGCGTGCTCGAGGGCCTGGCCGAGGAGCTCGAGCTCGACTACGTGCGCGCGAACACCCTGGAGATCGAGGACGGCAAGCTGACCGGCCGCGTGCTCGGCGACGTCGTCGACCGCGCCGCCAAGGCGAACTTCCTGCGCTCCTTCGCCGAGGCCGAGGGCCTGCAGATGCACCAGACCGTCGCGGTCGGCGACGGCGCCAACGACATCGACATGCTCTCCGCCGCCGGCCTGGGCATCGCCTTCAATGCGAAGCCCGCCCTGCGCGAGGTCGCCGACACCTCCGTCAACCACCCCTTCCTCGACGAGGTGCTCTACATCCTGGGTGTGCCGCGCGAGGAGGTCGACTCCTCCGACCTGGAGGAGGGCACGTTCCGCAAGGTGGCGCTGGAGCGTTGA